A DNA window from Chryseobacterium sp. MEBOG06 contains the following coding sequences:
- a CDS encoding LytR/AlgR family response regulator transcription factor — MNCIIVDDEPLARAEMRSLIIETSNTEVLGEFSNAPSALDFLKTNDVDLIFLDIEMPMVTGLEFAEMLPKKSLIIFTTAYSQYALKSYELEAVDYLLKPIDPRRLEKAVEKAALYTELLSKDTVKNTVESNAADFLFIKADRRFYKINFSDIKFIEGLKDYVVIHTRHQKLITAMNLKTIHQKIVWETFLRVSKSYVVNIDFIDSFDNHNIYIDESEIPIGEVYRSDFFTKYAGGFLNSDG, encoded by the coding sequence ATGAATTGTATAATCGTAGATGATGAGCCGTTGGCAAGAGCAGAAATGCGATCGTTGATCATTGAAACCTCTAACACCGAGGTTCTTGGAGAATTTTCCAATGCACCTTCAGCACTGGACTTTCTTAAAACGAATGATGTAGACCTTATCTTTCTTGATATTGAAATGCCAATGGTCACAGGGCTGGAGTTTGCTGAAATGCTGCCAAAAAAATCACTGATTATTTTCACCACAGCCTATTCCCAATATGCTTTAAAAAGCTATGAGCTGGAAGCGGTAGATTATCTCCTGAAACCCATTGATCCCCGAAGACTGGAAAAGGCTGTAGAAAAAGCTGCTCTCTACACCGAACTTCTATCTAAAGATACGGTGAAAAATACTGTTGAATCCAATGCAGCAGATTTTTTATTCATTAAAGCCGACAGAAGGTTTTATAAAATCAACTTTTCAGATATTAAATTTATTGAAGGATTAAAGGATTATGTAGTAATTCATACCAGACATCAGAAGCTTATCACTGCAATGAATCTCAAAACGATCCACCAGAAAATTGTATGGGAAACCTTTCTGCGCGTAAGCAAATCTTATGTAGTCAATATTGACTTTATAGATTCATTTGACAATCATAATATATATATTGATGAATCTGAGATTCCTATCGGAGAAGTTTACAGGTCCGATTTCTTCACAAAATATGCCGGTGGATTTTTGAATTCTGACGGATAA
- a CDS encoding sensor histidine kinase: MKYGTPKFKDTMVIDFLVENRFRFWRHGIFLIFFFVLIYTARFWHWYSGVYQYYVLCFVYMVLIGMVYINIYVLVPRFFFRTKYITYLVLLVLMGVVGLNMIGYGFKFFFEDFRVENLKKVGDRGSIYEGVLMCIPIIMTTTTVKLLQKWISDTRRITELSNLTLQMELNELRNQINPHFLFNMLNNVKALIRTDPEKASVVIVKLSEFLRYQLYENGEEKTLLLSEIDFLSNFLNLEKIRRDNFSFDINVDIDSRTIKSTFISPNLFTTFVENAVKHSVDISSTESYVKINIDMENKMLCFTCTNSRNSNFTTSNTSYGGLGLANIKRRLELLYGKAFELDIISGEKEYTVNLKIPV; the protein is encoded by the coding sequence ATGAAATACGGAACACCAAAATTTAAGGATACAATGGTTATAGACTTTCTGGTAGAAAACCGGTTCAGGTTCTGGCGCCATGGTATATTTCTTATTTTCTTTTTCGTGCTTATCTATACTGCAAGGTTCTGGCATTGGTATTCCGGCGTGTATCAGTATTATGTTTTATGCTTTGTCTACATGGTGCTGATCGGGATGGTATATATCAACATTTATGTTCTGGTTCCCAGATTTTTCTTTAGAACAAAATACATCACTTATCTTGTATTGCTTGTGCTGATGGGAGTTGTGGGACTTAATATGATAGGGTATGGTTTTAAATTCTTTTTTGAAGACTTCAGAGTGGAAAACTTGAAAAAAGTAGGGGACAGGGGCAGTATTTATGAAGGAGTACTCATGTGTATTCCTATTATTATGACCACTACTACAGTAAAACTGCTGCAAAAGTGGATCAGTGATACCAGGAGAATCACAGAACTCAGTAATCTGACCCTGCAGATGGAACTGAATGAGCTCAGGAATCAGATCAATCCGCATTTTCTGTTTAATATGCTGAATAATGTAAAAGCGCTTATCAGAACAGACCCCGAAAAAGCATCGGTAGTCATTGTAAAGCTTTCAGAATTTCTGAGATACCAGCTGTATGAGAATGGGGAAGAGAAAACCCTGCTGCTTTCAGAAATCGATTTTCTTTCCAATTTTCTCAATCTTGAAAAGATACGGCGCGATAATTTTTCATTCGATATCAATGTAGATATAGACAGCAGAACTATAAAAAGTACTTTTATCTCTCCCAATTTATTTACCACCTTTGTAGAAAATGCAGTCAAACATAGTGTAGACATCAGCAGTACAGAGTCTTATGTGAAGATCAATATTGATATGGAAAATAAAATGCTGTGCTTTACCTGTACGAATTCCAGAAACTCAAATTTTACTACATCTAATACCAGCTATGGAGGATTAGGACTTGCCAATATTAAAAGAAGGCTTGAACTCCTTTATGGAAAAGCTTTTGAACTGGATATTATTTCCGGGGAAAAAGAATATACCGTTAACTTAAAAATTCCAGTATGA